The following proteins are co-located in the Callospermophilus lateralis isolate mCalLat2 chromosome 8, mCalLat2.hap1, whole genome shotgun sequence genome:
- the Med28 gene encoding mediator of RNA polymerase II transcription subunit 28, protein MAAPLGGMFSGQPPGPPQPPPGLPGQASLLQAAPGAPRTSSSTLVDELESSFEACFASLVSQDYVNGTDQEEIRTGVDQCIQKFLDIARQTECFFLQKRLQLSVQKPEQVIKEDVSELRNELQRKDALVQKHLTKLRHWQQVLEDINVQHKKPAEVPQGSLAYLEQASANIPAPMKQT, encoded by the exons ATGGCGGCTCCGCTGGGTGGGATGTTCTCCGGGCAGCCGCCGGGCCCTCCACAACCCCCGCCGGGACTCCCGGGCCAGGCTTCCCTTCTTCAGGCAGCGCCTGGCGCGCCGAGGACTTCTAGCAGCACCTTGGTGGACGAGCTGGAGTCGTCGTTCGAG GCTTGCTTTGCTTCTCTCGTGAGTCAGGATTATGTCAATGGCACCGATCAGGAAGAAATTCGAACTG gtgttgATCAGTGTATCCAGAAGTTTCTGGATATTGCAAGACAGACAGAATGCTTTTTTCTACAAAAAAGATTGCAGTTGTCTGTTCAGAAACCTGAGCAAGTTATCAAAGAG GACGTCTCAGAACTAAGGAATGAGTTGCAGCGGAAAGATGCGCTGGTGCAGAAGCACTTGACAAAGCTGAGGCATTGGCAGCAGGTGCTGGAGGACATCAATGTGCAGCACAAAAAGCCGGCTGAGGTCCCTCAGGGCTCCTTGGCCTACCTGGAGCAGGCATCTGCCAACATCCCTGCGCCTATGAAGCAGACCTGA